In Halogranum gelatinilyticum, the following are encoded in one genomic region:
- a CDS encoding MFS transporter, producing METVSEGEPSEEFDSRRWWTLAVFAFVALEGATLQMHGAIIPVLRDSFGTPQWQLGLVAPAGTLGFLFFVAAAGAVAGRFDTRKLLLVGIFGTGIGVALLGSVPSFGVFLAALVFRGAFAGIARGNDRPLLSHLYPSRRGRLFGYYDMMWAVGATLGPLVVTAALWLDEWRLAYYALAVSFIPVVALIWYLPAPDVDGGDDPLTLDGVRRIVRSPAVLVMATGIFCATAVEGGLFTWLTTFAEGRLPESFVTVSLSVLLVAYIPGRFAAGSLSERLGYVRLAFALGLLCTLSAVYTFVLASGLSILVGVFGIGLGLSGLYPTLLAYATESTPEHSAPVNALALVVSSCGIAGAPAVMGFVIDGVGVLAAMRLLFAPLVGLLVVVAVAWLRIGTAARPGS from the coding sequence ATGGAAACAGTCTCGGAGGGCGAACCCAGCGAGGAGTTCGACAGCCGTCGATGGTGGACGCTGGCGGTCTTCGCCTTCGTCGCGCTCGAAGGGGCCACCCTCCAGATGCACGGTGCTATCATCCCAGTTCTCCGAGACAGCTTCGGGACGCCACAGTGGCAGTTGGGGCTGGTCGCGCCCGCCGGGACGCTCGGCTTTCTGTTCTTCGTCGCTGCCGCCGGTGCGGTCGCCGGACGGTTCGACACCCGAAAACTGCTCCTCGTCGGCATCTTCGGGACCGGCATCGGCGTCGCCCTCTTGGGGTCGGTTCCGAGTTTCGGCGTGTTCCTCGCCGCCCTGGTCTTCCGCGGGGCGTTCGCCGGCATCGCCCGCGGCAACGACAGGCCGCTGTTGAGCCATCTCTATCCGAGCCGTCGCGGCCGGCTGTTCGGCTACTACGACATGATGTGGGCCGTCGGCGCGACGCTCGGCCCGCTCGTCGTCACCGCCGCGCTCTGGCTGGACGAGTGGCGGCTCGCGTACTACGCGCTCGCCGTCTCGTTCATCCCCGTCGTCGCCCTGATCTGGTATCTGCCGGCCCCGGACGTCGACGGCGGCGACGACCCGCTGACGCTCGACGGCGTGCGACGCATCGTCCGCAGCCCCGCCGTACTGGTGATGGCCACCGGTATCTTCTGTGCAACTGCCGTCGAGGGCGGGCTGTTCACGTGGCTGACGACCTTCGCCGAAGGCCGACTGCCGGAGTCTTTCGTCACGGTCTCGTTGAGCGTGCTGCTCGTCGCGTACATCCCCGGCCGGTTCGCCGCGGGGTCGCTCTCCGAACGCCTCGGCTACGTCCGACTCGCGTTCGCGCTCGGCCTGCTCTGTACGCTGTCGGCCGTCTACACCTTCGTCCTGGCGTCGGGACTCTCCATCCTCGTGGGCGTCTTCGGCATCGGTCTCGGTCTCTCCGGACTCTACCCGACGTTGCTCGCCTACGCGACCGAGAGCACCCCGGAGCACAGCGCGCCGGTGAACGCGCTCGCGCTCGTCGTCTCCTCCTGCGGAATCGCGGGCGCGCCAGCCGTGATGGGCTTCGTCATCGACGGCGTCGGCGTCCTCGCGGCGATGCGACTGCTGTTCGCCCCGCTCGTCGGTCTCCTGGTCGTCGTTGCCGTCGCCTGGCTCCGTATCGGGACGGCCGCTCGCCCCGGCAGCTGA
- a CDS encoding GNAT family N-acetyltransferase yields MQLREATEDDLDVLTEFWYALATEMEPYSDLNEVVYDGPDEVPTDGFRRQLYSDDVTNYLVVDDEPVGFVTLRDGEHPSRQWSRYVDVVDLFVTPEHRNRGFGGEVLNRVQEMARERGCDHLKVSCEWDNEDARRFYTDHGFEEKQVQFVQRLAE; encoded by the coding sequence ATGCAACTCCGCGAAGCGACCGAGGACGACCTCGACGTCCTCACTGAGTTCTGGTACGCGCTCGCGACGGAGATGGAACCGTATTCGGACCTCAACGAGGTGGTCTACGACGGTCCCGACGAGGTCCCTACCGACGGCTTTCGGCGACAGCTATACAGCGACGACGTGACGAACTATCTCGTCGTCGACGACGAACCGGTCGGCTTCGTCACGCTCCGCGACGGCGAGCATCCGTCGCGGCAGTGGTCGAGATACGTCGACGTCGTCGACCTGTTCGTGACTCCCGAGCACCGAAACCGTGGCTTCGGCGGCGAGGTCCTCAACCGAGTCCAAGAGATGGCCCGCGAGCGCGGCTGTGACCATCTCAAAGTCTCCTGCGAGTGGGACAACGAGGACGCGAGACGCTTCTACACGGACCACGGGTTCGAGGAGAAACAGGTTCAATTCGTTCAGCGACTCGCGGAGTGA
- a CDS encoding molecular chaperone TorD family protein, with product METPTTHDGTTGTDEDTADTASGDTAVDAVSGDTAADTAGTASSERLDAEQVGREAAARSGIYSLLATLFDEPSESLHERLVAGEVDEACRELLDASGLSVEPPDLTVEDDHETLCARFNDLFTVGYSEYQDRTDGTLDSEGPPVSLYETAYRPEASWNDVNLDLARAYDYFGLEVDQSARDNHDYLPYQLEFAGYLARREAQGASDAARARLDFHDRHLHVLTGGLAGRMAEEAGTGLYGELAAFVDRFAAADQIDLGERFEGGEEP from the coding sequence ATGGAGACACCCACAACACACGACGGGACGACGGGAACCGACGAGGACACAGCCGACACGGCATCAGGCGACACCGCAGTCGACGCAGTGTCCGGCGACACCGCAGCCGACACCGCAGGTACGGCGTCCAGCGAACGCCTCGACGCAGAACAGGTCGGCCGCGAGGCGGCCGCCCGCAGCGGCATCTACAGCCTCCTGGCGACGCTGTTCGACGAACCGAGCGAGTCGCTCCACGAGCGGCTCGTCGCCGGCGAGGTCGACGAGGCCTGCCGCGAACTGCTCGACGCGAGCGGCCTTTCGGTCGAGCCGCCGGACCTGACTGTTGAGGACGACCACGAGACGCTCTGTGCGCGGTTCAACGACCTGTTCACGGTCGGCTACTCGGAGTATCAGGACCGCACCGACGGCACGCTCGACAGCGAGGGGCCACCGGTGTCGCTGTACGAGACGGCCTACCGGCCCGAGGCCTCGTGGAACGACGTCAACCTCGACCTCGCGCGGGCGTACGACTACTTCGGGCTCGAAGTCGACCAGTCGGCCCGCGACAACCACGACTACCTGCCGTACCAACTGGAGTTCGCCGGCTACCTCGCACGCCGCGAGGCCCAAGGAGCGAGCGACGCGGCACGGGCACGGCTCGACTTCCACGACCGCCATCTGCACGTACTCACCGGCGGGCTCGCCGGTCGGATGGCCGAGGAGGCCGGGACCGGTCTCTACGGTGAACTCGCCGCGTTCGTCGACCGGTTCGCCGCCGCCGACCAGATCGACCTCGGCGAGCGGTTCGAGGGAGGTGAAGAGCCGTGA
- the mobA gene encoding molybdenum cofactor guanylyltransferase, which yields MTPDDVTAVVLAGGESSRFGDEPKATARLGGRPLVERVVDRVRTATGRPPVVAAGSSEKRAVVDGALPHRVRYAEDADWCGGPLAGICGALAQVSTSAVFVCGCDVPLVSPRVVSWLAERHAATAADATVPVDADGEPQLLHAVYRTAALEGYCERTPDDHRLRAVVDGCTTEAVSASDAPDGCPLGRSTTNVNTRRELVAAARVEDDTCDGQPRPWTDERGRQGRDGPHSASR from the coding sequence ATGACTCCCGACGACGTGACTGCCGTCGTCCTCGCCGGCGGTGAGAGCAGCCGCTTCGGCGACGAGCCGAAGGCGACGGCGCGACTCGGCGGCCGACCGCTGGTCGAGCGGGTGGTCGACCGCGTCCGTACCGCCACCGGTCGGCCGCCCGTCGTCGCCGCGGGGTCCTCGGAGAAGCGTGCTGTCGTCGACGGCGCGCTGCCACACCGGGTTCGGTACGCCGAGGACGCAGACTGGTGTGGCGGCCCACTCGCTGGCATCTGTGGGGCACTGGCCCAGGTCTCCACGTCGGCCGTGTTCGTCTGTGGCTGCGACGTGCCACTCGTCTCGCCACGGGTGGTCTCGTGGCTCGCCGAACGCCACGCCGCGACGGCGGCCGACGCGACGGTTCCCGTCGACGCCGATGGCGAGCCGCAGCTGCTCCACGCCGTCTACCGAACGGCAGCGTTAGAGGGCTACTGTGAGCGGACGCCCGACGACCACCGGCTGCGAGCGGTCGTCGACGGCTGTACGACCGAGGCGGTATCGGCGTCGGACGCGCCGGACGGCTGTCCACTCGGCCGTTCGACAACGAACGTCAACACTCGTCGGGAACTCGTGGCCGCCGCCCGGGTAGAGGACGACACGTGCGACGGACAGCCGCGACCGTGGACAGACGAGCGCGGCCGGCAGGGTCGGGACGGGCCTCACTCCGCGAGTCGCTGA
- a CDS encoding aldo/keto reductase: MEYTRLGRTGLEVSRLCLGCLNFGSGQDWMMNDPDASIEVVERALDLGINFFDTANAYSRGESEMILGEAIEGHDREELVLATKVYFDMGDGPNKRGLSRKHILDQVEGSLDRLGTDYIDLYQIHRWDDHTPIEETLEALDYLVTSGKVRYLGASTMAGWQFSKALYEADLEGLERFACMQPEYNLVDRHEEANLLPICADQGVGVIPWSPLAGGFLAGKYDRDDDSVPEGTRAETDDYTKNRFTEENWQVIDEVRRLAAEKDATPAQVSLAWLLHKEVVDAPIIGPRRLDHLEENVEALSVGLTDDEIERLEEPIFPQWPVQGKD, translated from the coding sequence ATGGAGTACACACGACTCGGCCGAACCGGTCTCGAAGTCTCGCGGCTCTGCCTCGGCTGTCTGAACTTCGGCTCCGGACAGGACTGGATGATGAACGACCCCGACGCGAGTATCGAGGTCGTCGAACGCGCGCTCGACCTCGGCATCAACTTCTTCGACACCGCGAACGCCTACTCGCGCGGCGAGAGCGAGATGATTCTCGGCGAGGCCATCGAGGGTCACGACCGCGAGGAGCTGGTACTCGCGACGAAGGTCTACTTCGACATGGGCGACGGGCCGAACAAGCGCGGCCTGTCGCGAAAGCACATCCTCGACCAGGTGGAAGGGAGTCTCGATAGACTCGGGACGGACTACATCGACCTCTATCAGATCCACCGCTGGGATGACCACACGCCCATCGAGGAGACCCTGGAGGCGTTGGACTATCTGGTCACGTCCGGAAAGGTCCGCTATCTCGGCGCGAGCACGATGGCGGGCTGGCAGTTCTCGAAGGCACTCTACGAAGCCGACCTGGAGGGACTCGAACGGTTCGCCTGTATGCAGCCGGAGTACAACCTCGTCGACCGTCACGAGGAGGCGAATCTCCTCCCCATCTGTGCCGACCAGGGCGTCGGCGTCATCCCGTGGTCGCCGCTGGCCGGTGGCTTTCTCGCCGGGAAGTACGACCGCGACGACGACTCGGTGCCGGAGGGCACGCGCGCGGAGACCGACGACTACACGAAAAACCGCTTCACCGAGGAGAACTGGCAGGTCATCGACGAGGTCCGTCGTCTCGCCGCCGAGAAGGACGCGACGCCAGCACAGGTCAGTCTCGCGTGGCTGCTCCACAAGGAGGTCGTCGACGCCCCCATCATCGGCCCCCGCCGTCTCGACCATCTGGAGGAGAACGTCGAGGCCCTCTCGGTCGGGTTGACCGACGACGAGATAGAGCGACTGGAGGAACCGATCTTCCCGCAGTGGCCCGTACAGGGCAAAGACTAA
- a CDS encoding DUF6498-containing protein → MQVTDGEKRRAKLLALVALNAVPLVGVVGFGWSLVALLLIYWVELGVRLAFAALEGLFAERKPDYDAAGFSWLVVGAFSEKRGGVSLPVLPLSVQLANLPTVAVTLVIGGLAWLLFGGIGVGGVDAATDAPMGDTATTTAGFGILAVTLGRAVEAGGYFLDREYESVSAQEPLRDALLSVAGIGSALFVGGLFVASGAPGPFVLVAVFCVKLLADVVDVYRDRLEAYDERTSPDLGLAYEPLEWEPVDTTFDGEAETVRPNRLAVLVDGIVRGARSPAALLLATPLTLFGLLTLATDGGASIATVGVAAAVLFGTFAAFGTVDRLVRYLCMEYRVDDDVVGYDRLFGPQWRLPGEEFADVERARTLTDRLFGTETVVVERDEGRVRLPHLPSHAVAAVFDT, encoded by the coding sequence ATGCAGGTGACAGACGGTGAGAAACGACGGGCGAAGCTGCTCGCGCTGGTCGCGCTCAACGCCGTTCCGTTGGTCGGCGTCGTCGGCTTCGGCTGGTCGCTGGTCGCACTCTTGCTGATATACTGGGTCGAACTCGGGGTCCGGCTGGCGTTCGCCGCGCTCGAAGGCTTGTTCGCGGAGCGAAAACCCGACTACGACGCCGCGGGCTTCTCGTGGCTGGTGGTCGGTGCCTTCTCGGAGAAACGCGGCGGCGTCTCCCTGCCCGTGCTCCCGCTGTCGGTCCAACTCGCGAACCTCCCGACGGTCGCAGTGACGCTCGTCATCGGCGGGCTCGCGTGGCTCCTGTTCGGGGGCATCGGCGTCGGCGGGGTCGATGCCGCCACGGACGCGCCGATGGGTGACACCGCGACGACCACGGCCGGGTTCGGCATCCTCGCCGTGACGCTCGGCCGTGCCGTCGAGGCGGGCGGCTACTTCCTCGACCGGGAGTACGAGTCGGTGTCGGCACAGGAGCCGCTCCGGGATGCGTTGCTGTCCGTGGCCGGAATCGGCTCGGCACTGTTCGTCGGCGGTCTGTTCGTCGCTTCGGGCGCGCCCGGTCCGTTCGTGCTGGTCGCCGTCTTCTGTGTGAAACTGCTCGCGGACGTCGTCGACGTCTACCGTGACCGACTGGAAGCGTACGACGAACGGACCTCGCCCGACCTCGGTCTCGCTTACGAGCCGTTGGAGTGGGAGCCGGTCGACACCACGTTCGACGGGGAAGCCGAGACCGTCCGGCCGAACCGGCTGGCCGTCCTCGTCGACGGCATCGTCCGCGGCGCGCGCTCGCCAGCCGCGTTGCTGCTTGCGACACCGCTCACGCTATTCGGTCTCCTCACGCTCGCGACCGACGGCGGGGCGTCCATCGCCACCGTCGGCGTCGCGGCCGCGGTGCTGTTCGGGACGTTCGCGGCGTTCGGAACCGTCGACCGGCTGGTACGGTATCTCTGCATGGAGTACCGCGTCGACGACGACGTCGTCGGCTACGACCGGCTGTTCGGTCCGCAGTGGCGGCTCCCCGGAGAGGAGTTCGCGGACGTCGAGCGCGCGCGGACGCTGACCGACCGACTGTTCGGCACGGAGACGGTGGTCGTCGAGCGCGACGAGGGGCGCGTCAGACTGCCACATCTCCCCTCGCACGCTGTGGCCGCTGTGTTCGACACGTAG
- a CDS encoding molybdopterin-dependent oxidoreductase → MSSEQPRSTQTEADGTDEFGGADAGVEVGGDSPLSLSLDDLRARATVDRECTISCASGERTTATWTGVPVAELLSDAGVPETTTHLRVTSDDGYRACLGVTATLDAVVAVARDGEPLAATETYPTRFVGPYVDGERAVKGVVGLEPLTVAPQDDPTELETLSLDDSTYG, encoded by the coding sequence ATGAGCTCCGAACAGCCACGTTCGACGCAGACGGAAGCGGACGGGACGGACGAGTTCGGCGGAGCCGACGCTGGCGTCGAGGTCGGCGGAGACAGCCCACTGTCGCTCTCGCTCGACGACCTGCGAGCGCGCGCCACCGTCGACCGCGAGTGTACCATCAGCTGTGCTTCGGGCGAGCGGACGACCGCGACGTGGACCGGCGTTCCGGTGGCCGAGCTACTCTCGGACGCCGGGGTCCCGGAGACGACGACCCATCTGCGGGTGACGAGCGACGACGGCTACCGTGCCTGTCTCGGGGTGACGGCCACACTCGACGCAGTGGTCGCCGTCGCCCGCGACGGTGAACCGCTGGCGGCCACCGAGACCTACCCGACCCGGTTCGTCGGGCCATACGTCGACGGCGAACGGGCGGTCAAAGGCGTCGTCGGACTCGAACCGCTGACGGTGGCACCACAGGACGACCCGACGGAGTTGGAGACGCTGTCGCTCGACGACTCGACGTACGGATGA
- a CDS encoding ethylbenzene dehydrogenase-related protein translates to MGNRSESTRRTGVVAAVVACLVVLTTVVAPAMVSARPANQIPVESVSAGDQPQQPTGEAWDTVPAVGVPMASAPSGLPNASDTSVETLRVQSARTDERLYLRLSWADGTADRNASAPREFADAAAVQVPVNTSARPPISMGSTRNLVNVWYWQAGGETEELLAGGPGTTTSFEGSAVDTSTHYDDGRWTVVMSRDIAANAENRTTFAVDNDVDVAFAVWNGSHMERSGRKSVSEWYHFPLGPGPQGPPYESILWAVAGLAIVGVTLVTAQAVRKN, encoded by the coding sequence ATGGGTAACCGGAGCGAGTCGACGAGGCGAACGGGCGTCGTCGCCGCCGTCGTCGCCTGTCTGGTCGTGTTGACGACCGTGGTGGCCCCTGCGATGGTGTCGGCGCGGCCGGCGAACCAGATTCCGGTCGAGTCGGTCTCGGCCGGTGACCAGCCACAGCAGCCGACCGGTGAGGCGTGGGACACGGTGCCTGCCGTCGGCGTCCCGATGGCGAGCGCCCCGAGCGGCCTGCCGAACGCCAGCGACACGTCCGTCGAAACGTTGCGCGTCCAGTCCGCACGGACCGACGAGCGGCTGTATCTCCGGCTGTCGTGGGCCGACGGCACCGCCGACCGCAACGCCAGCGCGCCGAGAGAGTTCGCCGATGCGGCCGCGGTGCAGGTGCCTGTCAACACCAGTGCCCGCCCGCCCATCTCGATGGGGAGCACGCGGAACCTCGTGAACGTCTGGTACTGGCAGGCCGGCGGCGAGACCGAAGAACTGCTCGCCGGCGGGCCCGGGACGACGACGTCGTTCGAGGGGTCGGCGGTGGACACGTCGACGCACTACGACGACGGTCGGTGGACGGTCGTGATGTCGCGGGACATCGCGGCCAACGCGGAGAACCGGACGACGTTCGCCGTCGACAACGACGTCGACGTGGCCTTCGCGGTGTGGAACGGCTCGCACATGGAGCGGTCGGGGCGGAAGTCGGTCAGCGAATGGTACCACTTCCCGCTCGGACCGGGACCGCAGGGACCGCCGTACGAGTCCATCCTGTGGGCCGTCGCCGGTCTCGCAATCGTCGGCGTGACGCTGGTGACCGCCCAGGCGGTGCGGAAGAACTGA
- the narH gene encoding nitrate reductase subunit beta produces MSTESDGNGESVDLAEGVDHQVAMVMDLNKCIGCQTCTVACKSLWTEGGGRDYMYWNNVETKPGEGYPRDWENSGGGWKSADHSERQPGEIPDQEDYGEAWEFNHKEIMYDGSDQPLRPNSDPEWGPNWDEDQGAGEYPNSYYFYLPRICNHCTHPSCVEACPRKAIYKREEDGIVLIDQERCRGYRYCVEGCPYKKVYYNATQKTSEKCIFCYPRLEGEGPEGETFAPACAEECPPQLRLVGFLDDEQGPIHKLVEEYEVALPLHPEYQTQPNVYYIPPFAPPQHSEDGETTGIDRIPRQYLEELFGERVHDALDTIEREREKVDRGGESELLDMLTDTNPARKYRMEVFDDG; encoded by the coding sequence ATGAGCACAGAGAGCGACGGCAACGGAGAGTCGGTCGACCTCGCGGAGGGAGTCGACCATCAGGTCGCGATGGTGATGGACCTGAACAAATGTATCGGCTGCCAGACGTGTACGGTCGCGTGTAAGTCGCTGTGGACCGAGGGCGGCGGCCGCGACTATATGTACTGGAACAACGTCGAGACCAAGCCCGGCGAGGGCTATCCTCGCGACTGGGAGAACTCCGGCGGCGGCTGGAAGTCCGCCGACCACAGCGAGCGTCAACCCGGCGAGATTCCCGACCAGGAGGACTACGGGGAGGCCTGGGAGTTCAACCACAAGGAGATCATGTACGACGGGAGCGACCAGCCGCTGCGTCCCAACAGCGACCCCGAGTGGGGACCGAACTGGGACGAGGACCAGGGTGCTGGCGAGTATCCCAACTCCTATTACTTCTATCTCCCGCGCATCTGCAACCACTGTACGCACCCCTCGTGTGTCGAGGCCTGCCCGCGGAAGGCCATCTACAAGCGCGAAGAGGACGGCATCGTCCTCATCGACCAGGAGCGGTGTCGTGGCTACCGCTACTGCGTCGAGGGGTGTCCGTACAAGAAGGTCTACTACAACGCCACCCAGAAGACCTCCGAGAAGTGCATCTTCTGTTATCCCCGGCTGGAGGGTGAAGGACCGGAGGGCGAGACGTTCGCCCCCGCCTGTGCGGAGGAGTGTCCGCCGCAGCTGCGACTCGTCGGGTTCCTCGACGACGAACAGGGACCCATCCACAAACTCGTCGAAGAGTACGAGGTGGCCCTGCCGCTGCATCCGGAGTACCAGACGCAGCCGAACGTCTACTACATCCCGCCGTTCGCACCGCCGCAACACTCCGAGGACGGCGAGACGACCGGCATCGACCGCATCCCCCGGCAGTATCTCGAAGAGCTGTTCGGCGAGCGTGTCCACGACGCGCTGGACACCATCGAACGCGAGCGCGAGAAGGTCGACCGCGGCGGCGAGAGCGAACTGCTCGATATGCTGACCGACACCAACCCCGCCCGGAAGTACCGGATGGAGGTGTTCGACGATGGGTAA
- a CDS encoding HEAT repeat domain-containing protein → MRDEEEATDGPPDPQLHPERSPGFGEEPVGLDDIEVDRDVTIGEASLEDLAASDTEPVEDEGVADLLTTLAGDDAVERRRAALALAEREYDGDESERVVRALSSAATTDDDDEVRQFAVEAVAKLGGAVAAKTAVHCTDDDDPWVRAEAVVALDRLDRVAHEETIVAALDDEHHAARRNALISLFKRRGEDALDELIEAAADPSERVREWAAHLLGGVDDERATETLTRLAADDDESDIVRKTAARAREVDAGSFRRQFSGALDERDRTLPGEDDLNRTPNL, encoded by the coding sequence ATGAGAGACGAAGAGGAAGCCACGGACGGCCCGCCGGACCCACAGCTCCATCCCGAACGGAGCCCCGGATTCGGCGAGGAGCCGGTCGGGCTGGACGACATCGAGGTCGACCGCGACGTCACTATCGGCGAGGCGTCGCTCGAAGATCTCGCTGCCAGCGACACCGAACCGGTCGAAGACGAGGGCGTCGCCGACCTGCTGACGACACTCGCTGGCGACGACGCCGTCGAACGCCGCCGTGCAGCACTCGCGCTCGCCGAACGGGAGTACGACGGAGACGAGAGTGAGCGGGTCGTCCGGGCGTTGAGCAGTGCCGCGACGACCGACGACGACGACGAAGTCCGGCAGTTCGCCGTCGAGGCGGTGGCGAAACTCGGCGGGGCGGTCGCGGCGAAGACGGCCGTCCACTGCACTGACGACGACGACCCGTGGGTCCGTGCGGAGGCAGTCGTCGCCCTGGACCGTCTCGACCGAGTCGCACACGAGGAGACAATCGTGGCCGCGCTCGACGACGAACACCACGCCGCCCGGCGGAACGCCCTCATCTCGCTGTTCAAACGACGCGGCGAGGACGCACTCGACGAACTAATCGAGGCGGCCGCGGACCCGAGCGAGCGGGTCCGGGAGTGGGCCGCCCATCTGCTCGGCGGCGTCGACGACGAGCGCGCCACGGAGACGCTGACCCGGCTCGCTGCCGACGACGACGAGAGCGACATCGTCCGCAAAACCGCCGCCCGCGCCCGTGAGGTCGACGCGGGAAGCTTCCGCCGACAGTTCAGCGGCGCGCTCGACGAGCGCGACCGGACGCTGCCGGGCGAAGACGACCTCAACCGTACGCCGAACCTCTGA
- a CDS encoding P-loop NTPase: MTDDTPPPRDGNRAVTDTRDATADRRDATGNTQDATAAAGERAERDGTTGLKDRIESALRSVRDPDADVNVFEAGLVESIAVDGGDVTVEAAVAEFGDENAGGIMQAMLQAVRDVPAVESAHVEPVAPSTEGEGGVADFGTVIAVASAKGGVGKSTVSTNLACALAGERATGLFDADIHGPNVPSLLDVSGPVHSDDEGSPLPIRASGSDAELDVMSVGLMESGAPLAWRGAMAHDALTELFTNTAWRADDTLVVDLPPGTGDVVLTTLQEVPVDGVVVVTTPFESSLEDTARSIELFRDNDVPVLGAVVNMGEFTCPSCGDSHDLFPGSSVEETLDAAVLAELPFSTEFQETPAPGETTPAFARLAEAVSEAAATAWDLDLPTDAVDIRGEPPEHRRQRVAEGFTSLDSGATFTLVSDRDPTPVREFLGGLTDRSPSDIEGFAVERRTPDDWVLTATRP, translated from the coding sequence ATGACCGACGACACACCACCACCGAGAGACGGGAACAGGGCGGTAACCGACACGCGAGATGCGACTGCCGACAGGCGAGATGCGACCGGCAACACGCAGGATGCGACCGCTGCTGCCGGCGAACGGGCTGAACGGGACGGGACAACCGGACTGAAAGACCGCATCGAGAGCGCGCTTCGGTCGGTACGAGATCCCGACGCCGACGTCAACGTCTTCGAGGCGGGACTGGTCGAATCCATCGCCGTCGACGGCGGCGACGTGACCGTCGAGGCGGCCGTCGCGGAGTTCGGCGACGAAAACGCCGGGGGAATCATGCAGGCGATGCTACAGGCGGTGCGCGACGTCCCGGCCGTCGAGAGCGCGCACGTCGAACCGGTCGCCCCGTCGACGGAAGGAGAGGGGGGCGTCGCCGACTTCGGCACCGTCATCGCCGTCGCCAGCGCGAAGGGCGGCGTCGGCAAGTCGACCGTCTCGACGAACCTCGCCTGCGCGCTGGCGGGTGAGCGGGCGACGGGACTGTTTGACGCTGACATCCACGGCCCAAACGTCCCCTCCCTGCTCGACGTCTCGGGACCGGTCCACTCCGACGACGAGGGGAGCCCCCTTCCCATCCGTGCGTCCGGGAGCGACGCCGAACTGGACGTGATGAGCGTCGGCCTGATGGAGTCGGGCGCGCCGCTCGCGTGGCGCGGGGCGATGGCCCACGACGCCTTGACGGAACTGTTCACGAACACCGCCTGGCGGGCCGACGACACGCTCGTCGTCGACCTCCCGCCGGGGACCGGCGACGTCGTCCTGACGACGCTCCAGGAGGTCCCGGTCGACGGGGTCGTCGTCGTGACGACGCCCTTCGAGTCGAGTCTGGAGGACACCGCCCGGAGCATCGAACTGTTCCGCGACAACGACGTTCCGGTGCTCGGTGCGGTCGTCAATATGGGCGAGTTCACCTGTCCGTCCTGTGGCGACAGTCACGACCTGTTTCCGGGAAGCTCGGTCGAGGAGACCCTCGACGCAGCCGTCCTCGCCGAACTGCCGTTCTCGACGGAGTTCCAGGAGACGCCCGCACCCGGCGAGACGACGCCTGCGTTCGCACGGCTGGCCGAGGCGGTCTCCGAGGCGGCGGCGACGGCGTGGGACCTTGACCTCCCCACGGACGCGGTCGACATCCGGGGCGAACCGCCGGAGCACCGCCGTCAGCGCGTCGCCGAGGGGTTCACGTCACTGGACAGCGGGGCGACCTTCACGCTCGTCAGCGACCGAGACCCCACGCCCGTCAGGGAGTTCCTCGGCGGTCTCACGGACCGTTCGCCGAGCGACATCGAGGGCTTCGCGGTCGAACGACGGACGCCGGACGACTGGGTGCTCACGGCAACCCGCCCCTGA